A stretch of the Amycolatopsis sp. BJA-103 genome encodes the following:
- a CDS encoding CocE/NonD family hydrolase, with product MGLKTLTATVVAMLLATAAPATAAPPAFVLRDGVSAPVFSYEKAIRETAWVETGQDLDRDGQVDRVAADIVRPSEPAGRIPVIMDVSPYFEKIGRGNERQPKTYLPDGTPSQFPLFYDNYFVPRGYAVVLVDVGGTNRSSGCFDDVASGNAVVNWLNGRASAFRTPFGPERVRAGWANGSVGAIGKSQDGATAIGMAASGIDGLKTIVPIAGVSSYYEVHNSHGAYFGWAGGPGLYNPRAEKLCQPFEDDNARRAGTDGNFNEYWRGLDYVAKTGKVRASVFASMGFHDLNVNPIQFGPWWEALNAYGVPRKAWLHQAAHVDPFDLDRSLFVKTLHRWFDRWLLGVRNGVETEPAIRIEHTPDRWTDERRWPPATRSHTLWPSSDGGLGKRPAAGAASLTDDPARGASQWVESPSQASPERLVFAGEPVRADTRIAGTATVTVTARSDKPSARLGAVLVDYGPATVRNTKFPALGIKNLTTRSCWGAGTAADTGCFLDTAADPVAVDKRIVATGWADLGHHRSLWRGEPLVPGKAYTMTFRLSSLDHVVPAGHRLALVLGGTDADMFDPAQPAPGARVTFELGGTSLSVPVANRV from the coding sequence ATGGGGCTGAAGACTTTGACCGCCACCGTGGTGGCGATGCTGCTGGCCACCGCCGCACCGGCGACCGCCGCGCCACCCGCGTTCGTCCTCCGTGACGGCGTCAGCGCACCGGTGTTCTCCTACGAGAAGGCCATCCGCGAGACGGCTTGGGTGGAGACCGGACAGGACCTCGACCGCGACGGACAGGTCGACCGGGTCGCCGCCGACATCGTCCGGCCGTCGGAACCCGCCGGCCGTATTCCGGTGATCATGGACGTCAGTCCGTACTTCGAGAAGATCGGGCGCGGCAACGAGCGGCAGCCGAAGACGTATCTGCCCGACGGCACGCCTTCGCAGTTCCCGCTCTTCTACGACAACTACTTCGTCCCGCGCGGGTACGCGGTCGTGCTGGTCGACGTCGGGGGCACCAACCGTTCGTCCGGGTGCTTCGACGACGTCGCCTCCGGCAACGCGGTCGTGAACTGGCTGAACGGCCGCGCGAGCGCGTTCCGGACGCCGTTCGGGCCGGAGCGGGTCCGCGCGGGCTGGGCGAACGGGTCGGTCGGCGCGATCGGGAAGTCGCAGGACGGGGCGACGGCGATCGGGATGGCGGCGTCCGGGATCGACGGGCTGAAGACCATCGTGCCGATCGCGGGGGTCAGTTCGTACTACGAGGTCCACAACTCGCACGGCGCGTACTTCGGCTGGGCGGGCGGGCCGGGTCTGTACAACCCGCGTGCCGAGAAGCTGTGCCAGCCGTTCGAGGACGACAACGCGAGACGCGCGGGGACGGACGGGAACTTCAACGAGTACTGGCGCGGGCTCGACTACGTCGCGAAGACCGGCAAGGTGCGCGCAAGCGTTTTCGCGTCGATGGGCTTCCACGATCTCAACGTCAACCCGATCCAGTTCGGGCCCTGGTGGGAGGCACTGAACGCGTACGGCGTGCCGCGGAAGGCGTGGCTGCACCAGGCGGCGCACGTCGACCCGTTCGACCTCGACCGGTCGCTGTTCGTGAAGACCCTGCACCGCTGGTTCGACCGGTGGCTGCTCGGCGTCCGCAACGGCGTCGAAACCGAACCGGCGATCCGGATCGAACACACCCCGGACCGCTGGACCGACGAACGCCGCTGGCCTCCTGCGACGCGGTCGCACACCCTGTGGCCTTCTTCGGATGGAGGGCTGGGGAAGCGTCCTGCCGCCGGTGCAGCTTCGCTGACCGACGACCCGGCGCGTGGCGCGTCCCAGTGGGTGGAGAGCCCGTCGCAGGCCAGCCCCGAGCGCCTGGTCTTCGCGGGTGAGCCGGTGCGCGCGGACACGCGGATCGCCGGGACCGCCACGGTGACGGTGACCGCGCGCTCGGACAAACCGAGCGCGCGGCTCGGCGCGGTGCTGGTCGACTACGGGCCCGCGACCGTGCGGAACACGAAGTTCCCCGCGCTGGGCATCAAGAACCTGACGACCCGTTCCTGCTGGGGCGCGGGCACCGCCGCCGATACCGGGTGCTTCCTCGACACCGCCGCTGACCCGGTCGCGGTGGACAAACGGATCGTGGCGACCGGCTGGGCGGACCTCGGGCATCATCGGTCGCTGTGGCGGGGCGAGCCTTTGGTACCGGGGAAGGCGTACACGATGACGTTCCGGCTGAGCAGCCTCGACCACGTCGTCCCGGCCGGGCACCGGCTGGCGCTCGTCCTCGGCGGGACCGACGCGGACATGTTCGATCCGGCGCAGCCCGCGCCCGGTGCCCGGGTGACGTTCGAACTGGGCGGGACTTCGCTTTCGGTACCGGTCGCGAACCGCGTTTAG
- a CDS encoding ArnT family glycosyltransferase, with protein MNIATQTVRTGQEQAFARLPVFVVAALAGAALLATSGRYAHGFDELYFLMAGRDHLAWGYFDQPPLIPALAGAMDSLFPGSLVMLRLPMTLAAAAGVVVTALIARELGGGRGAQVLAAGLYATSGTIIVSHWIGTYVFDPFLWTVIVWLVVRWVRTRRDGLLVWAGVVTAISLQTKFLIPAFWALALLAALVLGPRELVRRPKLWLGAGIAVVATIPTLLWQASNGWPYLIMNDVVSAEFPGTWPFLRDGFLTAGVGAGVLAFVYGLVRLLSSRELRGYRFLGVAIVTLIVAFLVLHGRSYYLMSVFALPYAAAATGFAKHVPRWRLMAWPVMVLSAAITLAGLPIYPATMTRTSFGPITLGSSFAGGELPQQEVVKAIGETYAALPPEQRARTAVYAEIYPFAAATEFYGQRYGIDHVYSGHRGYWYFDRPPESADSVLFLGFDPGLLKPYFASVTPVVEGLLWRYDGRQGSWDEIWPKLERH; from the coding sequence ATGAACATCGCGACCCAGACAGTCCGAACAGGACAGGAGCAGGCCTTCGCCCGCCTGCCGGTGTTCGTCGTCGCCGCGCTGGCCGGAGCCGCGCTGCTGGCCACGAGCGGCCGGTACGCGCACGGCTTCGACGAGCTGTACTTCCTGATGGCGGGCCGGGACCATCTGGCATGGGGGTACTTCGACCAGCCACCGTTGATCCCGGCGCTGGCCGGGGCGATGGACTCGCTGTTCCCCGGTTCACTGGTGATGCTGCGCCTGCCGATGACGCTGGCCGCGGCCGCCGGGGTGGTCGTCACCGCGCTGATCGCCAGGGAACTGGGCGGCGGGCGCGGCGCGCAGGTGCTCGCGGCCGGGCTCTACGCCACGTCCGGGACGATCATCGTCAGCCACTGGATCGGCACCTACGTCTTCGACCCGTTCCTGTGGACGGTGATCGTCTGGCTGGTCGTCCGCTGGGTGCGCACCCGCCGCGACGGGCTGCTGGTCTGGGCGGGGGTGGTCACCGCGATCTCGCTGCAGACGAAGTTCCTCATCCCCGCGTTTTGGGCGCTCGCCCTGCTCGCCGCGCTGGTGCTCGGGCCGAGGGAGCTCGTGCGACGGCCGAAACTGTGGCTGGGCGCGGGAATCGCCGTCGTCGCGACGATCCCGACGTTGCTCTGGCAGGCGTCGAACGGCTGGCCGTACCTGATCATGAACGACGTCGTCTCGGCGGAATTCCCCGGCACGTGGCCCTTCCTGCGCGACGGTTTCCTGACGGCCGGCGTCGGGGCGGGCGTGCTCGCGTTCGTCTACGGCCTCGTCCGGCTGCTCTCTTCGCGTGAACTGCGCGGCTATCGCTTCCTGGGGGTAGCGATAGTCACGCTCATCGTCGCGTTCCTTGTGCTGCACGGACGTTCCTACTATCTGATGAGTGTCTTCGCGCTGCCGTACGCCGCCGCGGCGACGGGATTCGCGAAGCACGTCCCCCGATGGCGGCTCATGGCGTGGCCCGTGATGGTTCTTTCGGCGGCGATCACCCTCGCCGGCCTGCCGATCTACCCGGCGACGATGACCCGGACGAGTTTCGGCCCGATCACCCTCGGCAGCTCCTTCGCCGGAGGTGAACTGCCGCAGCAGGAAGTGGTCAAGGCGATCGGCGAGACCTACGCGGCCCTGCCGCCGGAGCAGCGGGCACGCACCGCCGTCTACGCCGAGATCTACCCGTTCGCCGCTGCGACCGAGTTCTACGGTCAGCGGTACGGCATCGACCACGTCTACAGTGGCCACCGCGGCTACTGGTACTTCGACCGGCCCCCGGAATCCGCGGACAGCGTGCTCTTCCTCGGATTCGATCCGGGACTGCTCAAGCCGTACTTCGCCTCGGTGACACCGGTGGTGGAAGGACTGCTGTGGCGGTATGACGGCAGACAGGGTTCCTGGGACGAGATCTGGCCCAAGCTGGAAAGGCACTGA
- a CDS encoding response regulator transcription factor: MTTQPGRGLVLVVEDDPAIAELASLYLKRDGFGVLVEADGGAALATIRRLRPVAIVLDIGLSGMDGIEICRTLRADGDWTPVLFVTARDDELDRLLGLEIGADDYLTKPFSPRELSARVRTVLRRAAGSAPPTEIYAAGGVRVDVTQRRVWAAGTEIALTSTEFDLLTHLVKRPGQVFSRDQLLSSVWGYAASAGTRTVDVHIAQLRGKLGEHSPIRTVRGIGYAADAG, encoded by the coding sequence GTGACGACACAACCGGGACGCGGGCTGGTGCTGGTCGTCGAGGACGACCCCGCGATCGCCGAACTCGCCTCGCTCTACCTGAAGCGGGACGGGTTCGGCGTGCTGGTCGAAGCGGACGGCGGCGCGGCGCTGGCCACGATCCGGCGGCTGCGCCCGGTCGCGATCGTGCTCGACATCGGACTGTCCGGAATGGACGGTATCGAGATCTGCCGGACGCTGCGCGCGGACGGCGACTGGACACCGGTGCTGTTCGTGACGGCCCGCGACGACGAACTGGACCGCTTGCTGGGCCTGGAGATCGGCGCGGACGACTACCTGACGAAACCGTTCAGCCCGCGTGAACTCTCGGCCAGGGTGCGGACCGTGTTGCGCCGCGCCGCCGGATCCGCGCCGCCCACCGAGATCTACGCGGCGGGCGGCGTTCGCGTCGACGTCACCCAGCGCCGCGTCTGGGCCGCCGGCACCGAGATCGCGCTGACGTCGACCGAGTTCGATCTCCTCACCCATCTGGTGAAACGACCCGGCCAGGTGTTCAGCCGCGACCAGCTGCTCAGCTCCGTCTGGGGTTACGCGGCTTCGGCGGGCACGCGAACCGTCGACGTCCACATCGCCCAGCTCCGGGGAAAACTGGGTGAGCACAGTCCGATCAGGACGGTCCGCGGCATCGGGTACGCGGCGGACGCCGGATGA
- a CDS encoding TetR/AcrR family transcriptional regulator, giving the protein MRVRLLDATIDCLVEYGYAGTTTTRVADRAGVTRGAQVHHFPTKTDLVTSAIRHLAARRTEVAMAEIDRLKASADPVGDALQLLWEMHQGPVFSATVELWVASRTDPELRAQMAVVEPIATSSLVEFGKALLPDHSAHPEFLHAVYTAMDVVRGILIASWATRDQAELEARWERGRRHLILLFEALMQPTPSR; this is encoded by the coding sequence ATGCGCGTCAGGCTGCTCGACGCCACGATCGACTGTCTCGTCGAGTACGGCTACGCGGGCACCACGACCACCCGCGTCGCGGATCGCGCCGGGGTGACCCGCGGCGCGCAGGTGCACCACTTCCCGACCAAGACCGACCTCGTCACCTCCGCCATCCGGCATCTCGCGGCCAGGCGCACCGAGGTCGCGATGGCCGAGATCGACCGGCTCAAGGCGTCGGCCGACCCGGTCGGGGACGCGTTGCAGCTGCTGTGGGAGATGCACCAGGGCCCGGTCTTCTCGGCGACCGTCGAGCTGTGGGTGGCGTCTAGGACCGATCCGGAGCTGCGTGCGCAGATGGCGGTGGTCGAGCCGATCGCGACGAGCAGCCTGGTCGAGTTCGGCAAGGCGCTGCTCCCGGACCATTCGGCGCATCCGGAGTTCCTGCACGCGGTGTACACGGCGATGGACGTCGTCCGCGGCATCCTCATCGCCAGCTGGGCGACCCGCGACCAGGCGGAACTGGAGGCGCGCTGGGAGCGCGGCCGCCGTCACCTGATCCTGCTGTTCGAGGCGCTGATGCAGCCCACTCCCTCTCGCTAG
- a CDS encoding crotonase/enoyl-CoA hydratase family protein codes for MSSTEVRTERVGGTLLITIDRPQARNAVNAAVAAGLAEALDLLESDPALRAGVLTGADGSFSAGMDLKAALKGESPEIPGRGFGGLTEAELSKPLIAAVEGWAMGGGFELALGCDLIVAAEDAKFGLPEVKRGLIAAGGGVIRLPKRIPHHLAMEFLLTGEPISAERAGRLGLANRVVPSGEAAAVALQLAEQIAANAPLALALVKKIVRAADGVPDAQAFATQRSEMPALMKSADVREGMQAFAERRAPQWTGE; via the coding sequence ATGAGCAGCACAGAAGTAAGGACAGAACGGGTCGGCGGCACGCTGCTGATCACGATCGACCGGCCGCAGGCCCGCAACGCGGTGAACGCCGCCGTCGCGGCCGGGCTCGCCGAAGCACTCGACCTGCTGGAATCCGATCCCGCACTGCGGGCCGGCGTCCTGACCGGCGCGGACGGCTCGTTCAGCGCAGGCATGGACCTCAAAGCAGCGCTGAAGGGCGAATCGCCCGAGATCCCCGGCCGCGGGTTCGGCGGGCTGACCGAGGCGGAGCTGTCGAAGCCGCTGATCGCCGCCGTCGAGGGCTGGGCCATGGGCGGCGGGTTCGAGCTGGCGCTGGGCTGCGACCTGATCGTCGCCGCCGAAGACGCGAAGTTCGGGTTGCCCGAGGTGAAGCGCGGGCTGATCGCCGCCGGTGGCGGCGTGATCCGGCTGCCGAAGCGGATCCCGCACCACCTGGCGATGGAGTTCCTGCTCACCGGCGAGCCGATCAGCGCCGAGCGCGCCGGACGGCTGGGCCTGGCGAACCGGGTCGTCCCGAGCGGCGAGGCCGCCGCCGTCGCGCTGCAACTCGCCGAGCAGATCGCCGCCAACGCTCCCCTGGCGCTGGCACTAGTCAAGAAGATCGTCCGCGCCGCCGACGGTGTGCCGGACGCGCAAGCGTTTGCCACCCAGCGTTCGGAGATGCCGGCGCTGATGAAGTCCGCCGACGTCCGCGAGGGCATGCAGGCCTTCGCCGAGCGCCGCGCTCCGCAGTGGACAGGTGAGTGA
- a CDS encoding CaiB/BaiF CoA transferase family protein: MTQTATGPLDGVRVIDLSTVVMGPYAAQILGDLGADVIKIESPADTVRVGKFRTTPGMTPLNLNVNRNKRSVALNLKDEEQREQALELIDTADVLITNMRPGALSRLGMNYADVAARNPRLVYAHAQGFRSDSDRAGHAAYDETVQASSGLVDVANRALGKPVYLPTIIGDKVSSLTIAYTVLAALVHRDKTGEGQRVEIPMTDTLIAFNLVEHLAGHVFEPAEGPTGFGPSMNPGHKAVHTKDGMACVIPYNPQNFRDFFHAAGRPELAEDPRVNGDAIDGADHEALAELIADCAPALTTEEWTEVCAKHSIPMAPVLELDNAQDDEYVRDGHLLDVVEHPSEGSIRTIGIPVKFSATPGSVRRLAPLPGQDTEEVLRELATTL; this comes from the coding sequence ATGACTCAGACCGCCACCGGACCACTGGACGGCGTTCGCGTGATCGACCTCTCGACGGTGGTCATGGGACCGTACGCCGCGCAGATCCTCGGCGACCTCGGCGCCGACGTGATCAAGATCGAGTCCCCCGCCGACACCGTGCGGGTGGGCAAGTTCCGCACGACGCCGGGCATGACGCCGCTCAACCTGAACGTGAACCGCAACAAGCGCAGCGTCGCCCTCAACCTCAAGGACGAGGAGCAGCGCGAGCAGGCACTCGAGCTCATCGACACCGCAGACGTGCTGATCACCAACATGCGACCGGGTGCGCTGAGCAGGCTCGGCATGAACTACGCCGACGTCGCCGCGCGCAACCCCCGCTTGGTCTACGCCCACGCGCAGGGCTTCCGCAGCGATTCCGACCGCGCGGGCCACGCCGCCTACGACGAGACGGTGCAGGCGTCGTCCGGCCTGGTCGACGTCGCGAACCGCGCACTGGGCAAGCCGGTCTACCTGCCGACGATCATCGGCGACAAGGTCTCCTCCCTGACCATCGCCTACACCGTGCTCGCGGCGCTGGTGCACCGCGACAAGACCGGCGAGGGCCAGCGGGTCGAGATCCCGATGACCGACACGCTGATCGCGTTCAACCTCGTCGAACACCTCGCCGGGCACGTCTTCGAACCCGCGGAGGGCCCGACCGGCTTCGGCCCGTCGATGAACCCGGGCCACAAGGCGGTGCACACCAAGGACGGCATGGCCTGCGTGATCCCCTACAACCCGCAGAACTTCCGCGACTTCTTCCACGCCGCCGGACGGCCGGAACTGGCCGAGGACCCGCGCGTCAACGGCGACGCCATCGACGGCGCCGACCACGAGGCGCTGGCCGAGCTGATCGCCGACTGCGCCCCGGCGCTGACCACCGAAGAGTGGACCGAGGTCTGCGCGAAGCACAGCATCCCGATGGCCCCGGTCCTGGAACTGGACAACGCCCAGGACGACGAATACGTCCGCGACGGCCACCTGCTCGACGTCGTCGAGCACCCGAGCGAGGGCTCGATCCGCACCATCGGCATCCCGGTGAAGTTCTCCGCGACCCCCGGCTCCGTCCGGCGCCTGGCGCCTCTGCCGGGTCAGGACACCGAAGAGGTCCTGCGCGAACTCGCCACCACGCTTTGA
- a CDS encoding GOLPH3/VPS74 family protein codes for MTELSLPAKAYLLSCNVGKDKLRDRHRTALLTRGAALTDLVLRGRVADADGRVAVSGAGPTGDLVLDEMLAEIAGESPRKWKWWVRKDARGTLEALESQLDTTGVIELKTGRTLGLFPSRRPIVRDPAVVDRLRALVDQALRGPSPASDVDASDAALTSLAAAVELRDVVPGKLRRQYKDRIEELSERGGDAVPALRKLFRELRAVRASAVSSGNGG; via the coding sequence ATGACCGAACTTTCCCTGCCCGCCAAGGCGTATCTGCTCTCGTGCAACGTCGGCAAGGACAAACTGCGGGACAGGCACCGGACGGCACTGCTGACCCGCGGTGCCGCGCTGACCGACCTCGTGCTGCGCGGCCGCGTCGCCGACGCGGACGGCCGGGTCGCGGTGTCCGGCGCCGGGCCGACCGGCGATCTCGTCCTCGACGAGATGCTCGCCGAGATCGCGGGAGAGAGCCCCCGCAAGTGGAAGTGGTGGGTGCGCAAGGACGCGCGCGGAACCTTGGAGGCACTGGAGTCCCAGCTGGACACGACGGGCGTGATCGAACTGAAGACCGGCCGGACACTGGGCCTGTTCCCGTCGCGTCGCCCGATCGTGCGGGACCCCGCCGTCGTCGACAGGCTGCGAGCCCTGGTCGATCAGGCGTTGCGCGGGCCGTCCCCGGCGTCCGATGTGGACGCGAGCGACGCCGCGCTCACCTCGCTGGCGGCCGCCGTCGAACTCCGCGACGTCGTCCCCGGAAAGCTCAGGCGCCAGTACAAGGACCGGATCGAGGAACTGTCGGAACGGGGCGGGGACGCGGTTCCCGCGCTGCGGAAGCTGTTCCGGGAACTGCGGGCGGTGCGGGCGTCCGCCGTGTCCTCAGGCAACGGGGGCTGA
- a CDS encoding sensor histidine kinase: MRRTSLALRITVVCLAIAAVAVVVAGLVAARLIRTTGTDVLRQSLSAQADVVASQLDETGIGNRLGAGKVAEVVRGQGIDVVVRRPNGTLDGDGTVAAIAAAKAGFTRSGTVLVEGQQYLVEVRTVGTKGAAFALVQSTKTGEARGRMLVRNTVLALGAGLAVAAIAGLVLSRMLSRPLRRAASVANGMRSGRRDLRVPVEGPSEVADVAKSVNALADALQYSEARQREFLLSVSHELRTPLTAVTGFAEAISDGVAEGEDARRAGETIHREAQRLERLVSDLLELARLGADEFPLDPARLDLAALVDECADVWRLRCAQQNVTLLVERTPGEVPVVADPRRLRQVVDGLAENALRVTPAGAPIVFSLVAGEGQARLAVRDGGPGLAPEDYPVAFERGVLNKRYRDSRPVGSGIGLALAHGLVTRMGGTLTAGPAPEGGAAFTVAFRLG, encoded by the coding sequence ATGAGGCGGACCTCGCTCGCGCTGCGGATCACCGTGGTGTGCCTCGCGATCGCCGCAGTCGCGGTGGTGGTGGCCGGACTGGTCGCGGCCCGCCTGATCCGCACCACCGGGACCGACGTGCTCCGGCAGTCGCTCTCGGCGCAGGCCGACGTGGTCGCGAGCCAGCTCGACGAGACCGGGATCGGCAACCGGCTCGGTGCCGGCAAGGTCGCGGAAGTCGTTCGGGGGCAAGGGATCGACGTCGTCGTCCGCCGTCCGAACGGGACACTCGACGGCGACGGGACGGTGGCGGCGATCGCCGCCGCCAAAGCCGGGTTCACCCGCTCCGGCACGGTGCTCGTCGAAGGTCAGCAGTACCTCGTCGAGGTCCGCACGGTCGGCACGAAAGGGGCGGCGTTCGCGCTCGTCCAGTCGACGAAGACCGGCGAAGCCCGTGGGCGGATGCTGGTGCGCAACACCGTGCTCGCGCTGGGCGCCGGGCTGGCGGTCGCCGCGATCGCGGGACTGGTGCTGAGCCGGATGCTGTCCCGTCCGCTGCGCCGGGCCGCGTCGGTGGCGAACGGGATGCGTTCCGGACGCCGTGACCTGCGGGTTCCCGTCGAAGGGCCGTCCGAGGTCGCGGACGTGGCGAAGTCGGTCAACGCACTGGCCGACGCCCTGCAGTACAGCGAGGCACGGCAACGCGAGTTCCTGCTTTCGGTGTCGCACGAACTGCGGACGCCGCTGACCGCCGTCACCGGATTCGCCGAGGCGATCAGTGACGGCGTGGCCGAAGGCGAGGACGCCCGCCGAGCCGGGGAGACCATCCACCGCGAGGCGCAACGACTGGAACGCCTGGTCAGCGACCTGCTGGAACTGGCGAGACTCGGCGCCGACGAATTCCCCCTCGATCCGGCACGGCTCGACCTCGCCGCGCTCGTCGACGAATGCGCCGACGTCTGGCGGCTGCGCTGCGCTCAGCAGAACGTGACGTTGCTGGTCGAGCGGACACCCGGCGAGGTCCCGGTCGTCGCCGATCCGCGACGGCTCCGCCAGGTCGTCGACGGGCTGGCCGAGAACGCCCTGCGCGTGACCCCGGCGGGCGCGCCGATCGTGTTCTCCCTGGTCGCAGGCGAGGGACAGGCCCGGTTGGCGGTGCGCGACGGCGGGCCCGGCCTCGCGCCGGAGGACTACCCGGTCGCGTTCGAGCGCGGGGTGCTGAACAAGCGGTACCGCGACAGCCGTCCGGTCGGTTCGGGGATCGGGCTCGCGCTGGCGCACGGCCTGGTCACCCGCATGGGCGGGACCCTGACCGCCGGTCCGGCGCCGGAAGGCGGAGCCGCGTTCACCGTCGCCTTCCGGTTAGGGTGA
- a CDS encoding winged helix-turn-helix transcriptional regulator — MLGNPYDPDCPTRALLDRIGDQWTVLIVGVLGDGPLRFTEIGKRVRGISQKVLTQTLRSLVRDGILTRTAYPEIPPHVEYELTALGRNLAEPLEMLDKWARVHMGEVLDARKSYDGQLSA, encoded by the coding sequence GTGCTCGGAAACCCGTACGACCCCGACTGCCCCACCCGCGCCCTGCTCGACCGCATCGGCGACCAGTGGACCGTGCTGATCGTCGGCGTGCTCGGCGACGGCCCGCTCCGGTTCACCGAGATCGGCAAGCGCGTGCGCGGAATCTCGCAGAAGGTCCTCACCCAGACGCTCCGCAGCCTCGTCCGCGACGGCATCCTGACGCGGACCGCGTACCCGGAGATCCCGCCGCACGTCGAGTACGAGCTGACCGCCCTCGGCCGCAATCTCGCCGAACCGCTCGAGATGCTCGACAAGTGGGCTCGCGTGCACATGGGCGAGGTCCTCGACGCCCGCAAGAGCTACGACGGCCAGCTCAGCGCTTGA
- a CDS encoding response regulator, with product MVCAHLRTILGSAEDIEVVAQAQDGAEAVEAVVRHRPRVVLMDLRMPGVDGLTAIERIAKLPDPPAVVALTTFDADTYVIRALRAGAAGFLVKSTPPEDLIGLVRVAADGHTVLSPEAAQRLVAMSADGRRRGDDARRKTEGLTERETDVLACLGEGLSNADIAARLHLAEATVKSYVSRMLVKLDCANRTQAGLLAHEAGLVKR from the coding sequence ATGGTCTGCGCGCATCTGCGGACGATCCTCGGTTCCGCCGAGGACATCGAGGTCGTGGCACAGGCGCAGGACGGCGCGGAGGCGGTCGAGGCCGTGGTCCGGCACCGGCCCCGGGTGGTGCTGATGGACCTGCGGATGCCCGGTGTCGACGGGCTGACCGCCATCGAGCGGATCGCGAAACTCCCGGACCCGCCCGCGGTGGTCGCGCTGACGACGTTCGACGCGGACACCTACGTCATCCGCGCGTTGCGGGCGGGCGCGGCCGGATTCCTCGTGAAGTCGACGCCGCCCGAGGACCTCATCGGCCTGGTCCGGGTGGCCGCCGACGGGCACACCGTGCTCTCCCCCGAGGCCGCGCAACGGCTGGTGGCGATGTCGGCCGACGGACGGCGTCGCGGTGACGACGCGCGGCGGAAGACCGAAGGGCTGACAGAACGGGAGACGGACGTCCTGGCCTGCCTAGGCGAAGGACTGTCCAATGCGGACATCGCGGCTCGGCTGCACCTCGCCGAGGCGACGGTGAAGAGCTACGTGTCGCGGATGCTGGTCAAACTGGACTGCGCGAACCGGACGCAGGCGGGCCTGCTGGCGCACGAGGCCGGTCTGGTCAAGCGCTGA
- a CDS encoding LysR family transcriptional regulator, translating to MEMLHLRYFVAVAEELNFSQAARKLHMAASPLSQRIKDLEHELGHRLFDRSTHHVTLTAAGSALLPIARDVLDQVNAIPWRLQEAVKPRRSTVFIGMPAGVHPALRERVKRLEEHCHDRFELKRWPGTTPDLVAAVHEGKLALSLVRMPVTDPALEIIPVQVERLGAVVPAGRFAGRETVDIAELSDLSYIASASESIPAYSDDMDRKLSNAGIKKRLKVGGTEYSGISELVANGSSFSITMLDPASPMHLFLVDGATILPFADFRPQLETSLVWRRDRAEDGDLAELVAGVREIFAEPLST from the coding sequence GTGGAGATGTTGCACCTGCGGTATTTCGTCGCCGTCGCCGAGGAGCTGAACTTCTCCCAGGCGGCCAGGAAGCTGCACATGGCCGCCTCCCCGCTGAGCCAGCGCATCAAGGATCTCGAACACGAACTCGGCCACAGGCTGTTCGACCGCAGCACGCACCACGTCACGCTGACCGCGGCCGGTTCGGCGCTGCTGCCGATCGCGCGGGACGTCCTCGACCAGGTCAACGCGATTCCGTGGCGGCTGCAGGAGGCGGTGAAGCCGCGGCGGAGCACCGTGTTCATCGGGATGCCCGCGGGCGTGCATCCCGCCCTGCGCGAACGGGTCAAACGGCTCGAAGAGCACTGTCACGACCGGTTCGAACTCAAACGCTGGCCGGGGACGACACCGGATCTGGTCGCCGCGGTGCACGAGGGCAAACTGGCGTTGTCGCTGGTCCGGATGCCGGTCACCGATCCCGCGCTGGAGATCATCCCGGTGCAGGTCGAGCGGCTCGGCGCCGTCGTCCCCGCCGGCCGGTTCGCCGGGCGGGAAACGGTGGACATCGCCGAATTGAGTGACCTGTCCTACATCGCGTCCGCCTCGGAAAGCATTCCGGCCTATTCGGACGACATGGACCGCAAATTGTCCAACGCGGGGATCAAGAAAAGGCTCAAAGTCGGCGGAACCGAATATTCGGGCATCTCGGAATTGGTGGCGAACGGATCTTCGTTCTCGATCACCATGCTCGATCCGGCCAGTCCGATGCACCTGTTCCTGGTCGACGGCGCCACCATCCTGCCGTTCGCGGATTTCCGCCCCCAGCTGGAGACTTCTCTGGTCTGGCGGCGGGACCGCGCCGAGGACGGCGACCTCGCCGAACTCGTCGCCGGAGTCCGCGAGATCTTCGCCGAACCGCTTTCGACCTGA